A genomic region of Arachis stenosperma cultivar V10309 chromosome 9, arast.V10309.gnm1.PFL2, whole genome shotgun sequence contains the following coding sequences:
- the LOC130950087 gene encoding uncharacterized protein LOC130950087: MREPAVTLHLSRLSPSWLDPITSFLENGKLPDDEKDAKKLRREAAKYAIIQGQLFRKGLNQPLLKCLHPDQTDYVLREVHEGCCGHHIGGKALARKLIRAGYYWPSMMADSKGFVRKCIKCQENANFHKAPASELSLLTSSRPFSQWGVDLLGPFPIGPGQVKKFMWRQVITRFGIPKIVISDNGTQFTDKKFTEFLTGLGIRQKFSSVEHPQTNGQVESANKIILLGLKKRLGDKKGAWADELASVLWSYRTTEQSSTGETPFRLTYGLDAVIPVEIGELSPRLLLKGVGEAVEKDLIDEVREMAHLTETALNQRMALRYNTKVLRREFEPNDLVLRRNNIGLPTPGEGKLTKNWEGSYRVKEVIGKGAFKLERLNGKEIPRTWNASNLRRFYS, from the exons ATGAGGGAGCCGGCGGTCACTCTGCACCTGTCAAGGCTAAGTCCCTCATGGTTAGACCCCATCACCAGCTTCTTAGAAAACGGCAAACTCCCCGACGACGAAAAAGATGCTAAGAAACTGAGAAGGGAAGCAGCCAAGTACGCGATCATCCAGGGTCAGCTGTTCAGGAAAGGGCTCAACCAGCCCCTATTGAAATGCCTACACCCCGACCAAACGGACtacgtcctcagggaagtccaTGAAGGGTGTTGCGGCCATCACATAGGGGGCAAAGCCCTAGCAAGAAAATTAATCCGAGCTGGATACTATTGGCCATCAATGATGGCAGATTCTAAAGGATTCGTTAGAAAGTGCATAAAGTGTCAAGAgaacgccaattttcacaaagcaccggCCTCCGAGCTAAGCTTGTTAACGTCTTCCCGGCCATTCTCACAATGGGGAGTCGACCTCTTGGGGCCCTTCCCGATTGGTCCTGgacaagtcaa GAAGTTCATGTGGAGGCAAGTGATAACACGGTTCGGCATCCCAAAGATCGTTATCTCGGACAACGGGACACAATTTACCGACAAGAAGTTCACGGAGTTCCTCACCGGCCTGGGTATAAGACAGAAGTTCtcctcggtagaacacccccAAACAAATGGACAAGTTGAGTCCGCAAACAAGATCATCCTGTTAGGACTTAAGAAGCGGCTGGGTGATAAAAAAggtgcttgggccgacgagctCGCCTCGGTCCTCTGGTCCTACCGTACAACCGAACAGTCATCTACCGGAGAAACCCCCTTTCGACTAACATATGGGCTAGACGCGGTAATACCTGTGGAAATCGGGGAACTGAGCCCACGACTACTTTTGAAGGGAGTGGGGGAAGCTGTGGAGAAGGACCTAATAGATGAAGTCAGAGAGATGGCCCACCTGACGGAAACAGCGCTGAATCAAAGAATGGCCCTGCGCTATAACACCAAAGTACTCAGAAGAGAGTTTGAACCAAACGACCTCGTCTTAAGGCGCAACAACATCGGCTTACCGACCCCGGGAGAGGGCAAACTGACGAAAAACTGGGAAGGTTCCTACAGAGTTAAAGAGGTGATTGGCAAAGGCGCTTTCAAGTTGGAAAGGCTCAATGGCAAAGAGATCCCAAGAACGTGGAACGCGAGCAACTTGAGAAGGTTCTACTCCTAG
- the LOC130950088 gene encoding uncharacterized protein LOC130950088 — protein MGATPFHRSIFEVRLLKHFDKPTDMRYDGTQDPLEHLTAFEARMNLEGVGDEVRCRAFPVTLAGPAIRWFNGLPQGSIYGFSDISHAFLAQFTTQIAKAKHTINLLGITQRPGEPTRKYLDRFNDECLEIDGLTDSVASLCLTNGLLNEDFRKHLTTKPVWTMHEIQTATKEYINDEKVSQVVAANKRHSGYN, from the coding sequence ATGGGTGCCACCCCGTTCCATCGATCCATCTTCGAGGTCCGATTGCTGAAGCACTTCGAcaaaccaacggacatgaggtacgatgGAACCCAAGACCCCCTGGAACACCTCACGGCCTTCGAGGCTAGAATGAATCTGGAGGGAGTAGGGGACGAGGTGAGGTGCCGAGCCTTCCCGGTGACCCTGGCAGGACCTGCGATCagatggtttaacggcctcccgCAGGGATCCATCTATGGGTTTTCGGACATCAGCCATGCCTTCTTAGCTCAATTCACAACACAAATAGCAAAGGCAAAACACACGATTAACCTGCTTGGGATAACCCAAAGGCCCGGGGAGCCgaccagaaaatacctggaCCGGTTCAACGATGAATGCTTAGAAATCGATGGCTTAACCGACTCGGTGGCCAGCCTCTGTCTGACGAATGGCCTCCTCAACGAGGACTTCCGAAAACACCTCACCACGAAACCGGTTTGGACGATGCACGAGATCCAAACGGCAACTAAGGAATACATAAATGACGAGAAAGTCAGCCAGgtcgtggctgccaataaaCGACACTCCGGCTACAATTAA